The genomic stretch GCTCAACGACCTCTTTGACTTCGAGCAACGCCTCACCGTCGACGAAGTCGAAGAAGAAATCCGCGAAGAGGCCAACGCCGATTTCATCAACGGACAAGCCGTCCACCTCTACAAAGAGATCACCTCCGTCCTCGAATACATGCCCGCCGGATGGGAAGGCGACGACGACGAGGACTCGCCGCGTGGCAAAGCCGCAGACGACGGTGCCGATGAAGAGGACTTCCCCGAGATCGAAGAGGACGACGAAGCCCTCAAGGACGACGACTCTCTCCGCTGGGACGAAGACGAAGAAGAAGACGAAGAGTCGGAAAAGGAATCCGACGAAGACGAAGACGAAGAAGAGGACGAAGACGCGGAAGAAGAGGACGAAGCGGAGGAGGACGAAGACGACACACCGAGTCCGCGCCGCCGCCGTCGGTGATCGTTTCGCCAACGCAAACACAAACGAACCGCCGGACACACCGGCGGTTTTTTTTGTACCACGGATCAGCGTCCCGCGCGCCTTGCCTCGGCGATGTCGCGTGCGAAGTAGCTCAAAATCATGTCCGCACCCGCCCTCTTGATCGCCAAGAGGGACTCCTCGCGACACCGCTCCAGATCGAGCCAGCCGAGACGCGCAGCCGCATGGATCTGCGCATACTCCCCCGAGACTTGATACGCCGCGATCGGAAGCCGAGTCGCGTCGCGAAGCTCCCGGATGACGTCCAGATACGGTCCAGCGGGCTTCACCATCAAGACGTCGGCACCTTCCGTTTCGTCGAGCAACGCATCCTTCACCGCCTCGATCCGGTTCGCGGGGTCCAACTGGTACGTCTGCTTGCCGAGCAGAGTGGTACCAGCCGCCTGCGCACTGCCCACTGCTTCACGAAATGGCCCGTAGTAACCCGAATTGAACTTCGCCGAGTAGGCGAGAATCGCGACCCCTTCGTGTCGGGCCGCGTCCAGCGCCCTTCGGATCGCCCCCACTCGCCCGTCCATCATATCGGAGGGTGCCACCCAATCAACACCGGCCTCGGCGTGCATCACTGCCATGCGGGCGAGCACCGCGACGGTCTTGTCGTTGTCCACGTCCTTGCCGTCGGCTGTGAGCACGCCGTCGTGCCCGTGCGTCGTGTAGGGATCCAAGGCGATGTCCGCCACCACCAGCATCTCCGGCACTGCGGCCTTCACCGCTCGCACTGTCCGCAGAATCAACGACTCCGCGTCCAGCGCATGCGCTCCATCGGCACGCTTCAGACCAGCATCCAACTTCGGAAACAACGCCACCGCTCGCACCCCGAGATCCGCCAACTCTCGGCACTCGCGCACCACGTCCACGATCGAACGGCGAAACACGCCGGGCATCGACGCGATCTCTTCCGGCGGCACCTCGCCGTCGACGACGAACAACGGCGCGATGAGATCCTCCGCGCGTACATGCGTTTCTCGGATCAAGGCGCGCACTCCCGGAGTACGGCGCAGACGACGCGGACGATGGACGAGGTCGAGCGGAGCGGTGTCGGACATGGGTGCTTTAAACCGATCTACAGGAAAGGCGTCCTCGCCAATCGCCGCGACTCCATTCCGTGCCCGCCTCGGTCACCCTGCGCCGAGCCGACTCGGGTTTCGCAAGAATCGCGTTTTCGGTCTCCCGGAAACATGCTACCTCCCACCCTTTGCCGATCCTCATGGCTCTCCGTCTGTTCGATTCTCTCACCCGCGAAACTCGCGAACTCGTCCCCGGCTCGCCCGACGGCGTCTACCGCTTCTACAACTGCGGCCCCACCGTCTACGCCCCCGCTCACATCGGCAACTTCCGCACCTTCGTGGTCAACGACGTCCTCCGCCGCCTCCTCGAGCTCCAATTCGGCCCCGACAAGGTGAAACACGTCCGCAACCTCACCGACGTCGACGACCGCACGATCACCCAAGCCCGCAAAGAGGGCCGCCCCCTCGGCGAGATCACCGCCCACTGGACGAAACTCTTCCACGCCGACTGCGACGCGCTCAACCTCCTGCGCCCGCACGTCGAGCCCACGGCCACCGGCCACATCGTCGAGCAGGTCGAGATGATCGACCAACTCGTGCAGCGCGGCCACGCCTACGCCGCCGCCGACGGCTCGGTCTACTTCAAGATCGCCTCGTTCGCCGACTACGGTGCGCTCTCCCGCATCCGCGAACGTGAACTCCTCGTCACCGACACCGCGGCCGACTCCGACCACAAGAACAGCGTCGGCGACTTCGCCCTCTGGAAAGCCTGGAAACCCGAGGAAGACGGCACAGTCCAATGGCCCGGTCCGAAAGGTGCCGCCCCTGGCCGTCCCGGCTGGCACATCGAGTGCAGCGCCATGAGCCGCAAGCACCTCGGCAAAACGATCGACCTCCACACCGGCG from Opitutales bacterium ASA1 encodes the following:
- the hemB gene encoding porphobilinogen synthase, with product MSDTAPLDLVHRPRRLRRTPGVRALIRETHVRAEDLIAPLFVVDGEVPPEEIASMPGVFRRSIVDVVRECRELADLGVRAVALFPKLDAGLKRADGAHALDAESLILRTVRAVKAAVPEMLVVADIALDPYTTHGHDGVLTADGKDVDNDKTVAVLARMAVMHAEAGVDWVAPSDMMDGRVGAIRRALDAARHEGVAILAYSAKFNSGYYGPFREAVGSAQAAGTTLLGKQTYQLDPANRIEAVKDALLDETEGADVLMVKPAGPYLDVIRELRDATRLPIAAYQVSGEYAQIHAAARLGWLDLERCREESLLAIKRAGADMILSYFARDIAEARRAGR
- the cysS gene encoding cysteine--tRNA ligase, with product MALRLFDSLTRETRELVPGSPDGVYRFYNCGPTVYAPAHIGNFRTFVVNDVLRRLLELQFGPDKVKHVRNLTDVDDRTITQARKEGRPLGEITAHWTKLFHADCDALNLLRPHVEPTATGHIVEQVEMIDQLVQRGHAYAAADGSVYFKIASFADYGALSRIRERELLVTDTAADSDHKNSVGDFALWKAWKPEEDGTVQWPGPKGAAPGRPGWHIECSAMSRKHLGKTIDLHTGGVDLLFPHHENEIAQSQCCTGVPFARHWYHSEHLLVNGTTMSKSKGNYFTVRDLLDKGHSPTAVRYALLAGHPRKQLNFTLDSLHAAEKAVATLRNFRAALLPSGGSPEAFASVFAALHDDLNTPAALGALFSIVNKGSAGLDLPSFDRVLFALGLRLDAPEAPKAEVPSYVNTLAERRWAAKQSRDFNAADALRAEIQAAGWQMLDRKDGYSLEPLKR